In Jannaschia sp. M317, one DNA window encodes the following:
- a CDS encoding calcium-binding protein: MQWISTFLRGGSDMFRGVEGYFAGRGVELGGPLTPVVVDQATPTQVTLRDFGNLGAITFTGTGLTVQTATTPGGVGSIPLLTGGTITGMTVRFNDALDDLINALALANTAAERARIQAQIQIVQNDPAQLKPNAIVTIPEGMSAAALGQSILASYQARSGDPGRAFLSQFNHASTALVPGADILGFDGADVLTGGPGFNTIFGFGGNDTLDGGDGTNILSGGPGSDLYLAGAGADQITDDGPISDRDIVSYANAPAGLVADLEFSDGNQGTGYAAGDQMGGIEGLIGTRFDDTLIGRSLVQGPLSSDYLEGGAGNDTILGGDGSDTLVGGQGFDVLIGGPNRNTVGDLGPGDLAVFAAGPNEVHFFNSAQGLLVVTPRGGVDLLREVEFLSFNGQVFGLNQLTLSNANLRIGGTGGDRQTGTNGVDLLFGAAGNDTLEGGGANDQLDGGAGNDSLSGDAGRDTLLGGDGADTITGGADADLILGGETIDDLRDVIFGGAGNDTIDGGHGNDELRGDAGNDSIAGGFGADTVIGGTGNDTLTGSAFGDVIFGGDGMDFVNGGFGSDRVNGGANADTFFHLGVRDHGSDWIQDYNAAQGDVLAYGGNATRAQFQINTTTTPTAGAGDVAEAFVIYRPTGQILWALVDGDGQDQINLRLNGQIFDLTG; the protein is encoded by the coding sequence ATGCAGTGGATCAGCACATTTCTGCGCGGCGGATCGGACATGTTCCGCGGCGTCGAGGGCTATTTCGCAGGCCGCGGCGTGGAACTCGGCGGCCCCCTCACCCCGGTCGTCGTCGATCAGGCCACGCCCACCCAGGTCACCCTGCGCGACTTTGGCAACCTGGGCGCGATCACCTTCACCGGCACCGGGTTGACGGTGCAGACCGCGACCACGCCGGGCGGCGTGGGCAGCATCCCGCTTCTGACCGGGGGCACGATCACCGGGATGACCGTGCGGTTCAATGATGCGCTCGACGATCTGATCAACGCTCTGGCGCTGGCCAATACCGCCGCCGAGCGGGCGCGCATCCAGGCCCAGATCCAGATCGTGCAGAACGACCCCGCCCAGCTGAAACCCAACGCCATCGTCACCATCCCAGAAGGCATGTCGGCAGCGGCCCTCGGCCAGTCGATCCTGGCCTCCTACCAGGCGCGCAGCGGCGATCCGGGCCGCGCCTTCCTGAGCCAGTTCAACCATGCCTCCACCGCGCTGGTGCCGGGGGCCGACATCCTGGGTTTCGACGGGGCCGATGTGCTGACCGGGGGGCCGGGGTTCAACACGATCTTCGGCTTTGGCGGCAACGACACGCTCGATGGCGGCGACGGGACCAACATCCTGTCGGGCGGGCCGGGGTCGGACCTGTACCTGGCCGGGGCGGGGGCCGATCAGATCACCGATGACGGGCCGATTTCGGACCGCGACATCGTTTCCTATGCCAATGCCCCCGCAGGTCTGGTCGCGGATCTGGAATTCTCGGACGGCAACCAGGGCACCGGCTATGCCGCAGGCGATCAGATGGGCGGGATCGAAGGGCTGATCGGCACGCGCTTTGACGACACGCTGATCGGGCGCTCTCTGGTGCAGGGGCCGTTGTCGTCGGACTACCTGGAGGGGGGCGCGGGCAACGACACGATCCTGGGCGGCGACGGCAGCGACACGCTGGTCGGCGGCCAGGGGTTCGACGTGCTGATCGGCGGACCGAACCGGAACACCGTGGGCGACCTGGGCCCCGGCGACCTGGCGGTCTTTGCCGCCGGGCCGAACGAGGTGCATTTCTTCAACTCCGCCCAGGGCCTGCTGGTGGTCACACCGCGCGGCGGTGTGGATCTTCTGCGCGAAGTCGAATTCCTGAGCTTCAACGGTCAGGTCTTCGGATTGAACCAGCTGACCCTGTCGAACGCCAACCTGCGGATCGGCGGCACCGGCGGCGACCGGCAGACCGGGACCAACGGCGTCGACCTGCTGTTCGGCGCGGCGGGCAATGACACGCTGGAGGGCGGCGGCGCCAACGATCAGCTGGACGGCGGCGCGGGCAACGACAGCCTGTCGGGCGATGCCGGGCGCGACACCCTGCTGGGGGGCGACGGGGCCGACACGATCACGGGCGGCGCCGATGCCGACCTGATCCTTGGCGGCGAGACCATCGACGACCTGCGCGACGTGATCTTCGGCGGTGCCGGCAATGACACCATCGACGGCGGGCACGGCAACGACGAGCTGCGCGGCGACGCAGGCAACGACAGCATCGCGGGCGGGTTCGGCGCGGATACGGTGATCGGGGGCACCGGCAACGACACGTTGACCGGATCCGCCTTTGGCGATGTGATCTTCGGCGGCGACGGGATGGATTTCGTCAACGGCGGCTTCGGGTCCGACCGGGTCAATGGCGGGGCCAATGCCGACACGTTCTTTCACCTGGGCGTGCGCGACCACGGATCGGACTGGATCCAGGACTACAACGCCGCCCAGGGCGATGTGCTGGCCTACGGCGGCAATGCCACCCGTGCGCAGTTCCAGATCAACACGACGACCACCCCCACAGCGGGCGCGGGCGACGTGGCCGAGGCCTTTGTGATCTATCGCCCCACAGGTCAGATCCTCTGGGCATTGGTGGATGGCGACGGGCAGGATCAGATCAACCTGCGCCTGAATGGCCAGATCTTCGACCTGACGGGCTGA